The following proteins come from a genomic window of Geomonas sp. RF6:
- a CDS encoding GPMC system transcriptional regulator, whose protein sequence is MTTTEATLHQLQKKIARFGKENLEEIVFTAAEGIQAISGRGRIRIYLEDVTGGALSCCYVAGPHGEEIMGTTFPIVSRSSLVSTVFATQAPRMVSDTASSGLSLDMRLDRNCAIGSTCQYPLVNRGRSIGVVCLDEEAPGAFATDPNSEALLRFLVSIADKVDEARKYNQQILLTRRVEEYKKREAAAFMVKSAVRLIDRLSLASVLVPTIGSHGRKRMEILASYSADPRLKALYDDLGAIKLGRGRSLVSQYIGDDGYINNDTLLEPVFIPNLTQQVLQKRALTEKMFLRSLYMVPRYDPDTRKVICLVNYYSRENSSFTEFEAGILQTHAEMVERVIREIGDEHLEVRVFAEITDLLRERKSNLPTFLEKVLSKATKLIGADTGSIAMVQERDGEKWLVVEEENGTIVGAKNKEWVKKKIPAFRVGGHELPVAQRSLTGYVAWSKDPKIISDIKAEITGEGFHYTTSELIRSEIAVPIICDDMVLGVICLNSLREGYFSEEHKRILQIIESLTSRHIADIQQIETLQSQVARLTSDVAYKDPTVSSYRLGNIIGNSRKAQEVVDFINTVSAPLLNRILFWRTAAWQEATIGLPSVLVLGPTGSGKEFFFNNLYNKLTEMYRERVNAGVELPVRKMNIAAYSGELTYSELFGHKKGAFTGAYSDRRGILEEAQGGVVFLDEIGDADPKTQVQLLRFLDNGGFIRLGESAERYGRVLLVAATNKNLQEEIKAGRFREDLYQRLSELSVTIPPLSERKEDIPDLAVHFLGKLHRTYRGKDDPEQETPVLSEGAKGALVNHWYEGNVRELRSILLRALFFRSGEVITEEDIRRAIGQAANEQQENSHTRLQNRVADDIVAQIRSGMDFWEAVYEPYSKNRISRDVVGLVIERSRLEAGRTMPQIARHLKATTGDIEGDPAERRKFFKFKNFLYKTVRI, encoded by the coding sequence ATGACCACGACCGAGGCGACGCTGCACCAGCTTCAGAAAAAGATCGCGAGGTTTGGCAAGGAAAACCTGGAAGAGATCGTCTTCACCGCCGCCGAAGGTATTCAGGCAATTTCCGGTCGCGGCAGAATCAGGATCTACCTCGAGGACGTCACGGGGGGCGCGCTCTCCTGCTGCTATGTCGCCGGTCCGCATGGGGAAGAGATCATGGGAACAACCTTCCCGATCGTCTCCAGGAGCTCACTCGTCTCCACGGTCTTTGCCACGCAGGCGCCGCGGATGGTCTCCGATACGGCGAGCTCCGGGCTTTCACTGGACATGCGGCTGGACCGGAACTGCGCCATCGGCTCGACCTGCCAATACCCACTCGTCAACAGGGGGAGGTCGATCGGTGTGGTCTGCCTCGACGAGGAAGCCCCGGGCGCTTTTGCGACCGACCCCAATTCCGAGGCGCTCCTTCGTTTCCTCGTTTCCATCGCCGACAAGGTAGATGAGGCACGGAAGTACAATCAGCAGATCCTTTTGACCCGCCGTGTGGAGGAGTACAAGAAAAGGGAGGCTGCCGCGTTCATGGTGAAGTCGGCGGTGCGGCTCATCGATCGTCTTTCCCTTGCCTCCGTGCTCGTTCCCACCATCGGAAGTCATGGCAGGAAACGGATGGAGATCCTTGCCAGCTACTCCGCCGACCCCCGGCTGAAGGCCCTCTACGACGACCTCGGGGCGATCAAGCTGGGGAGGGGGAGGTCCCTTGTCTCCCAGTACATCGGGGACGACGGCTACATCAATAACGACACCCTGCTGGAGCCGGTTTTCATCCCCAACCTCACCCAGCAGGTGCTGCAGAAACGGGCGCTCACGGAGAAGATGTTTCTCCGCTCGCTGTACATGGTCCCCCGCTACGACCCGGACACCAGGAAGGTCATCTGCCTGGTCAATTACTACTCCAGGGAGAACAGCAGCTTTACCGAGTTCGAGGCCGGTATCCTCCAGACTCACGCGGAGATGGTGGAGCGCGTCATTCGCGAGATCGGCGACGAGCACCTGGAAGTTCGGGTCTTCGCCGAGATCACCGATCTTCTCAGGGAGCGAAAGTCCAATCTCCCGACCTTCCTCGAGAAGGTGCTCTCCAAGGCAACGAAGCTGATCGGCGCCGACACCGGGAGCATCGCCATGGTGCAGGAGCGGGACGGAGAGAAGTGGCTGGTGGTTGAAGAGGAGAACGGGACGATCGTCGGGGCGAAGAACAAGGAGTGGGTGAAGAAAAAGATCCCCGCGTTCCGCGTCGGGGGGCATGAGCTCCCGGTTGCGCAGAGGAGTCTGACCGGATACGTCGCCTGGTCAAAGGATCCGAAGATCATCTCGGACATAAAGGCGGAGATCACGGGAGAGGGCTTCCACTACACCACCAGCGAACTCATCAGGAGCGAGATCGCGGTTCCCATCATCTGCGACGACATGGTGCTCGGGGTAATCTGCCTGAATTCGCTGCGAGAAGGATATTTTTCCGAGGAGCACAAACGCATCCTGCAGATCATCGAGAGCCTCACTTCCCGCCATATTGCGGACATTCAGCAGATCGAGACCCTGCAAAGCCAGGTCGCGCGCCTGACCAGTGACGTCGCCTACAAGGACCCGACCGTCTCCTCCTATCGTCTGGGGAACATCATCGGCAACAGCAGGAAGGCGCAGGAGGTGGTCGATTTCATCAACACCGTTTCCGCCCCTCTTCTGAACCGGATCCTCTTCTGGAGAACCGCCGCCTGGCAGGAGGCGACTATCGGCCTCCCCTCCGTCCTCGTCCTCGGGCCGACCGGGTCGGGGAAGGAGTTCTTTTTCAACAACCTCTACAACAAGCTTACGGAGATGTACCGTGAGCGGGTGAATGCCGGCGTCGAGCTTCCGGTCCGAAAGATGAACATCGCCGCCTACAGCGGGGAGCTTACCTACTCGGAACTCTTCGGCCACAAGAAGGGGGCGTTCACGGGGGCCTACAGCGACCGCAGGGGTATTCTCGAGGAAGCGCAGGGGGGAGTCGTCTTTCTGGACGAGATCGGCGATGCCGATCCGAAGACACAGGTCCAGTTGCTGCGCTTTCTCGACAACGGCGGCTTCATACGGCTCGGGGAGAGCGCGGAGCGTTACGGCCGGGTGCTGCTGGTGGCGGCAACGAACAAGAACCTGCAGGAAGAGATCAAGGCCGGGCGATTCCGGGAGGACCTCTATCAGAGACTTTCCGAGCTATCGGTGACGATACCGCCACTGAGCGAGCGCAAGGAGGACATCCCCGACCTCGCCGTACACTTTCTCGGCAAGCTGCACCGCACCTACCGCGGAAAAGACGATCCGGAGCAGGAGACGCCGGTGCTGAGCGAAGGTGCCAAGGGTGCCCTGGTGAACCACTGGTACGAGGGAAACGTCCGCGAGCTGCGCAGTATCCTGCTGCGAGCTCTTTTCTTCCGCTCGGGAGAGGTGATCACCGAGGAGGACATCCGCCGCGCAATCGGGCAGGCAGCAAACGAGCAGCAGGAAAACTCGCATACCCGGCTGCAAAACCGGGTGGCCGATGACATCGTGGCGCAGATCAGGTCGGGAATGGATTTCTGGGAGGCGGTGTATGAGCCGTACTCGAAAAACCGGATCTCGCGGGACGTGGTCGGGCTGGTAATCGAAAGGTCCCGGTTGGAAGCCGGGCGCACTATGCCGCAGATTGCCAGGCACCTGAAAGCGACGACGGGGGACATAGAGGGAGATCCCGCAGAGCGCCGGAAGTTCTTCAAGTTCAAGAATTTTCTCTACAAGACGGTGCGCATATGA
- a CDS encoding DUF6173 family protein, with translation MTEYHASTPLTPESHRFGQLNTALYEAGQVRRALQSSIENFQASLDQEHEVAIRVAPCGAQGELHAAEVRFAPANLVVFQGYSVTGEPLHLVQHLSQVNFTLVAARKVHEAPLRVAFVHAAERDRGSV, from the coding sequence ATGACTGAGTACCATGCTTCAACTCCCCTCACCCCGGAAAGCCACCGCTTCGGCCAGTTGAACACCGCACTGTACGAAGCGGGGCAGGTCCGCCGTGCACTGCAGTCATCGATCGAGAACTTTCAGGCTTCTCTCGATCAGGAACATGAGGTGGCAATCCGTGTCGCGCCATGCGGGGCACAGGGGGAACTCCACGCAGCAGAGGTCAGGTTTGCTCCGGCGAACCTCGTCGTCTTCCAGGGGTATTCGGTGACCGGCGAGCCTCTCCATCTGGTCCAGCACCTGTCTCAGGTGAACTTCACCCTTGTCGCTGCGAGGAAGGTGCACGAGGCACCCCTGCGGGTCGCTTTCGTGCACGCCGCGGAGCGGGACAGAGGATCTGTATGA
- a CDS encoding sulfide/dihydroorotate dehydrogenase-like FAD/NAD-binding protein, protein MHKILLKEMLAERTWHMRLHAPLVARKCEPGQFLMLRIRENGERIPLTIADWDRNAGTIDIYFQELGATTHLLATLSVGDSVRDVVGPLGNPSEIEKVPGTFVMVGGGFGIAAGYPVARGFKEAGNRVVAVLGARTKDLLICEEMLKAVCDEVLVATNDGSYGTQGVVSDVLRTLLERGEDISLVFPVGPPIMMKIISGMTRPLGIKTVVSLNSVMVDGTGMCGSCRVTVGGKTRFVCSEGIDFDGHEVDWDEMMSRQKMYGTQESEALSNYHHNGACMGGSL, encoded by the coding sequence ATGCACAAGATCCTTTTGAAGGAGATGCTGGCGGAGCGCACCTGGCACATGCGTCTTCACGCACCGCTGGTGGCGCGCAAGTGCGAGCCGGGACAGTTTCTCATGCTGCGCATCCGCGAAAACGGGGAGCGCATCCCCCTTACCATCGCCGACTGGGACAGAAACGCCGGCACCATCGACATCTACTTCCAGGAGCTGGGCGCCACGACGCACCTGCTGGCGACCCTTTCGGTTGGGGACTCCGTAAGGGACGTGGTCGGTCCGCTCGGAAATCCTTCCGAGATAGAAAAAGTGCCCGGCACCTTTGTCATGGTCGGAGGGGGATTCGGCATTGCGGCCGGATACCCTGTGGCGCGCGGGTTCAAGGAGGCCGGCAACCGCGTGGTTGCGGTGCTGGGCGCGAGGACGAAGGATCTTCTCATCTGTGAAGAGATGCTGAAAGCGGTATGCGACGAGGTACTGGTGGCCACCAACGACGGCAGCTACGGAACACAGGGGGTCGTCTCCGATGTGCTGCGCACCCTTCTGGAGCGCGGGGAGGATATCAGCCTCGTTTTCCCAGTGGGGCCCCCGATCATGATGAAGATCATCTCGGGGATGACGCGCCCGCTGGGCATAAAGACGGTCGTTTCCCTCAACTCCGTCATGGTGGACGGCACCGGCATGTGCGGCTCCTGCAGGGTGACGGTCGGGGGAAAGACCCGGTTCGTCTGCTCGGAGGGGATCGACTTCGACGGCCACGAGGTGGATTGGGACGAGATGATGTCCCGCCAGAAGATGTACGGGACGCAGGAGTCGGAGGCCCTCAGCAATTATCACCACAACGGGGCGTGCATGGGAGGGAGTCTATGA
- the gltA gene encoding NADPH-dependent glutamate synthase encodes MRELTVAERCAIPRHSMPHQDPRERVGNFDEVALGWDAETAVKEAQRCLLCRKPQCVASCPAEIDIPGFIAETARGNFREASTILRESSALPAVCGRVCPQETQCEQLCVLGKKHEPVAIGRLERFVSDYALRSDVPLPALPPSTGKKVAVVGAGPAGITVAGDLVKLGHEVTLFEALHMPGGVLVYGIPEFRLPKEIVRQEVDLIRSLGVRLVTNFVVGRTATVDELLEEHDAVFLGNGAGAPSFLGIPGENLNGVYSASEYLTRCNLMRANDFPRNATPVAGGRKVVVLGGGNVAMDAVRVALRLGADEASILYRRSRNELPARLEEIENAEEEGVKFSFLANPVRIVGGEHNCVTGVECVRMELGEPDSSGRRRPIPVAGSEFVIEADTVVVAIGQNANPIVASTATGVETDRRGYFKADAEGRTTKPGVFAGGDIVTGAATVILAIGAGKKAARAMHEYLLDSRWPDFAEA; translated from the coding sequence ATGAGAGAGCTCACCGTCGCCGAACGCTGTGCCATCCCGAGGCACTCGATGCCCCACCAGGACCCCCGTGAGCGGGTCGGCAACTTCGACGAAGTGGCACTCGGGTGGGACGCTGAAACCGCGGTAAAAGAGGCGCAGCGCTGCCTTCTGTGCCGGAAGCCGCAGTGCGTCGCGAGCTGCCCGGCGGAAATAGACATTCCCGGCTTCATCGCCGAAACGGCGCGTGGGAACTTCCGCGAGGCCTCAACGATTCTGAGGGAGAGCTCCGCCCTCCCCGCGGTCTGCGGGCGCGTCTGCCCCCAGGAAACGCAGTGCGAGCAGCTCTGCGTGCTGGGGAAAAAACACGAGCCCGTGGCGATAGGGCGCCTGGAGCGCTTCGTCAGCGACTACGCTCTGCGCTCGGATGTCCCGCTTCCGGCCCTCCCCCCCTCCACCGGTAAAAAGGTCGCCGTGGTGGGCGCGGGCCCCGCAGGCATTACCGTCGCGGGCGATCTCGTAAAGCTCGGGCACGAGGTTACCCTCTTCGAGGCGCTGCACATGCCGGGGGGAGTCCTCGTGTACGGCATCCCGGAATTCCGGCTCCCGAAGGAGATCGTGCGGCAGGAAGTCGATCTGATCCGCAGTCTCGGGGTGAGACTCGTGACCAACTTCGTGGTCGGGCGCACCGCGACGGTGGACGAGCTCCTCGAGGAACACGATGCCGTCTTTCTCGGGAACGGGGCCGGAGCCCCGTCCTTTCTCGGCATTCCCGGGGAGAACCTGAACGGGGTCTACTCCGCCAGCGAGTACCTGACACGGTGCAACCTCATGAGGGCGAACGACTTCCCGCGCAATGCCACACCGGTGGCCGGCGGGAGAAAGGTGGTTGTCCTCGGGGGAGGCAACGTCGCCATGGACGCCGTGAGGGTGGCCCTGCGGCTGGGGGCGGACGAGGCGTCGATACTGTACCGCAGAAGCCGCAACGAGCTCCCCGCCCGTCTCGAGGAGATCGAGAACGCCGAGGAGGAGGGGGTAAAGTTCTCTTTCCTGGCGAACCCGGTCCGCATCGTCGGCGGTGAGCACAACTGTGTCACCGGCGTGGAGTGCGTGCGCATGGAGCTGGGAGAGCCTGATTCCTCCGGTCGCCGCCGCCCCATACCGGTAGCAGGGTCCGAGTTCGTCATCGAGGCGGACACCGTTGTCGTGGCGATCGGGCAGAACGCGAACCCTATCGTGGCCTCCACTGCTACCGGCGTGGAGACCGACAGGCGCGGCTACTTCAAGGCCGACGCGGAAGGAAGAACAACAAAACCCGGCGTCTTTGCCGGGGGGGACATAGTTACCGGAGCCGCAACGGTGATCCTTGCCATAGGGGCGGGGAAAAAGGCGGCGCGGGCCATGCACGAGTATCTTCTGGACTCGCGCTGGCCTGACTTTGCCGAAGCATGA
- the gdhA gene encoding NADP-specific glutamate dehydrogenase, producing MSYVESVLNSVVARNPNEPEFHQAVKEVLESLEPVFKRFHKYEDQRILERITEPERVIMFRVPWVDDKGQIHVNKGYRVEFNSAIGAYKGGLRFHPSVNLGVLKFLGFEQVFKNSLTTLPMGGGKGGSDFDPKGKSDNEVMRFCQSFMTELYRHIGPVTDVPAGDIGVGGREIGYLFGQYKRLKNEFTGVLTGKALGWGGSLIRPEATGYGAVYFAQEMLAAQGRSIEGMTCVVSGSGNVAQYTVQKLLELGAKPVSLSDSHGTIHDPEGITLEKLQYVFELKNVRRGRISEYQLKFPGSRYLADARPWGIPCDCAFPSATQNEISGADASALVKNGCQLVSEGANMPSDPNAVDCFLQNKVLYGPGKAANAGGVATSGLEMSQNAQFMSWSREEVDAKLKTIMKNIHHNAYTTAAEFGCPGNYVVGANIAGFLKVANAMIDQGVV from the coding sequence ATGTCGTACGTCGAGTCTGTACTGAATTCCGTGGTAGCAAGAAACCCCAACGAGCCTGAGTTCCACCAGGCCGTCAAGGAGGTGCTGGAGTCCCTGGAGCCGGTTTTCAAGCGCTTCCACAAATATGAGGATCAGCGTATCCTCGAGCGCATCACCGAGCCGGAGCGGGTGATCATGTTCCGGGTGCCCTGGGTCGACGACAAGGGGCAGATCCATGTGAACAAGGGGTACCGCGTCGAGTTCAACAGCGCCATCGGCGCCTACAAGGGGGGGCTGCGCTTCCATCCGTCGGTGAACCTGGGGGTGCTGAAGTTCCTCGGCTTCGAGCAGGTCTTCAAGAACTCCCTGACCACCCTCCCGATGGGGGGCGGCAAAGGCGGGTCCGACTTCGACCCGAAAGGGAAGTCCGACAACGAGGTGATGCGCTTTTGCCAGTCCTTCATGACCGAGCTGTACCGTCACATCGGCCCGGTCACCGACGTGCCCGCCGGGGATATCGGGGTAGGGGGGCGCGAGATCGGCTACCTCTTCGGGCAGTACAAGAGGCTGAAAAACGAGTTCACCGGTGTGCTCACCGGGAAGGCGCTCGGCTGGGGCGGGTCCCTCATCCGTCCGGAGGCGACCGGCTACGGTGCCGTCTACTTCGCACAGGAGATGCTGGCCGCGCAGGGGCGCTCCATCGAGGGGATGACCTGCGTGGTCTCCGGATCGGGGAACGTCGCCCAGTACACCGTGCAGAAGCTTCTGGAGCTCGGCGCGAAGCCGGTCTCCCTCTCCGATTCCCACGGCACCATCCACGACCCGGAGGGGATCACCCTGGAGAAACTCCAGTATGTGTTCGAGCTGAAAAACGTGCGCCGCGGCCGTATCTCCGAGTACCAGCTCAAGTTCCCCGGCTCCAGGTACCTTGCCGACGCCCGCCCGTGGGGGATCCCCTGCGACTGTGCTTTCCCGAGCGCCACGCAAAACGAGATCTCCGGCGCCGACGCTAGCGCGCTGGTGAAGAACGGCTGCCAGCTGGTGAGCGAAGGGGCGAACATGCCGAGCGATCCCAATGCGGTGGACTGCTTCCTGCAGAACAAGGTCCTCTACGGGCCGGGAAAAGCGGCCAATGCGGGGGGCGTGGCGACTTCCGGGCTGGAGATGTCCCAGAACGCGCAGTTCATGAGCTGGTCGCGCGAGGAAGTCGATGCGAAACTGAAGACGATCATGAAGAACATCCACCACAACGCATACACCACCGCCGCCGAGTTCGGGTGCCCCGGCAACTATGTGGTGGGCGCCAACATCGCGGGCTTCCTGAAGGTCGCCAACGCGATGATCGATCAGGGGGTCGTATAG
- a CDS encoding PEP/pyruvate-binding domain-containing protein has protein sequence MHGYQTAFTTGLPGLDGALKGILAGDNIVWQVDAIEDYQALVTPFVEAGVGSGRKVVYFRFASHPPLVQGESGVMRVDLDANEGFETFISLVHETLENVGRGALYVFDSLSELAADWYSDQMLGNFFMLTCPYLFDLETVAYFALFRNHHSSLALNPIVETTQLFLDVFRHRDTRYIYPMKVHLRYSPTMNMLHEWRDEEFRPVTASSVISSILTSTTWSGLNADMRPGIWQRAFEEAEEFLDEVKRGRVSPEKEEEMFRRLSRMMISRDPVMLKLISRYLSLEDLIEIRHRMIGTGLVGGKTVGMLLARRILQKHSERLARLLEAHDSFYIGSDVFYTFLVCNGAWWVREKQRNPETFLEGSELARQRILTGKFPEYMVKQFEQMLDYFGQAPIIVRSSSLLEDNFGNPFAGKYETIFCPNQGPRERRLEDLISAMRTIYASSMSEKALRYRREKGLLEQDEQMALLVMRVSGAAHGRYFYPHAAGVAFSYNPYVWNENIDPAAGVMRLVFGLGTRAVDRSDDDYTRVVALNAPAQRPETNFEEVRQYAQRRVDFLDLDANRLVSGHFLDVIAVSPDVPVRLFASTDDGANWSMENANRPTYVLTFDKLLETTGFVEDIREILRVLHEAYDHAIDVEFTLNFLEYDDYRIHVVQCRPLPVKGIDTTAPVPMDAPEENRVISACGAVIGHSRHLRMDRFIYVVPEVYSSMTMQERYEVARLIGRLNQTISPQQENVMLMGPGRWGTSCPSLGVPVTFSDISRSAVLCEIVAMREHLAPDVSLGTHFLNELIEMDMLYLALFPRRGGNFLREEFFKELPNRLLEYVPGEDRWAGAVRVVHAADIAGGGNALYLSADALKQKVICYRTA, from the coding sequence ATGCACGGCTATCAGACTGCTTTCACCACAGGGTTGCCCGGACTGGACGGCGCCCTGAAGGGGATCCTCGCGGGGGACAACATCGTGTGGCAGGTGGATGCCATCGAGGATTACCAGGCGCTGGTGACCCCGTTTGTCGAAGCCGGAGTCGGCAGCGGCAGGAAGGTGGTGTACTTCCGCTTCGCCAGCCACCCCCCGTTGGTGCAGGGGGAGAGCGGGGTGATGAGGGTGGACCTCGATGCGAACGAGGGGTTCGAGACCTTCATCTCTCTCGTTCACGAGACGCTGGAAAATGTCGGCAGAGGCGCGCTCTACGTCTTTGACTCACTTTCGGAACTTGCCGCCGACTGGTATTCCGACCAGATGCTCGGCAACTTTTTCATGCTCACCTGTCCCTACCTCTTCGACCTCGAGACGGTGGCGTACTTCGCCCTCTTCCGGAACCATCACTCATCCCTCGCGCTGAACCCGATCGTGGAGACGACCCAGCTCTTTCTCGACGTCTTCCGGCACCGCGACACCCGCTACATCTACCCGATGAAGGTCCACCTGCGCTATTCGCCGACCATGAACATGCTGCACGAGTGGAGGGACGAGGAGTTCCGCCCGGTAACCGCGAGCTCCGTCATTAGTTCGATCCTTACCTCCACGACGTGGTCGGGACTGAATGCCGACATGCGTCCGGGGATCTGGCAGCGCGCGTTCGAGGAGGCGGAGGAATTTCTGGACGAGGTCAAAAGGGGGAGGGTCTCACCGGAAAAGGAAGAGGAGATGTTCAGGCGCCTCTCCAGGATGATGATATCCCGTGACCCGGTCATGCTGAAGCTCATCTCGCGGTACCTGAGCCTGGAGGACCTGATAGAGATCCGCCACAGGATGATCGGGACCGGGCTGGTGGGGGGGAAGACAGTCGGCATGCTCCTGGCGCGGCGGATTCTGCAGAAGCATTCCGAGCGTCTGGCACGGCTGCTGGAAGCGCATGATTCTTTCTACATCGGCTCGGACGTCTTCTACACCTTCCTCGTTTGCAACGGCGCGTGGTGGGTGCGGGAGAAGCAGAGAAATCCCGAGACATTCCTCGAGGGCTCCGAACTGGCGCGGCAGCGGATCCTTACCGGGAAGTTCCCGGAATACATGGTGAAGCAGTTCGAGCAGATGCTCGACTACTTTGGGCAGGCACCGATCATCGTGCGCTCCAGCTCCCTTCTCGAGGACAACTTCGGCAATCCCTTCGCCGGGAAGTACGAAACCATTTTTTGCCCCAATCAGGGGCCACGGGAACGGAGGCTGGAGGATCTTATCTCGGCGATGCGCACCATCTACGCCAGCAGCATGAGCGAGAAGGCGCTGCGCTACAGACGGGAGAAAGGGCTCCTGGAGCAGGACGAGCAGATGGCCCTGCTGGTGATGCGCGTCTCTGGAGCGGCCCACGGCAGATATTTCTATCCCCACGCCGCCGGCGTCGCCTTCTCCTACAACCCGTATGTGTGGAACGAAAACATCGACCCTGCGGCAGGAGTGATGAGGCTTGTCTTCGGGCTCGGAACCCGGGCGGTCGATCGCTCCGACGATGATTACACCCGCGTGGTCGCGCTGAACGCCCCGGCGCAACGTCCTGAAACCAATTTCGAGGAGGTGCGGCAGTATGCCCAAAGGAGGGTCGATTTCCTCGATCTCGACGCCAACCGCCTCGTTTCCGGCCACTTCCTCGATGTCATTGCGGTGAGCCCCGACGTTCCGGTGCGCCTTTTTGCCTCCACCGACGACGGCGCGAACTGGAGCATGGAGAATGCGAACCGCCCGACCTACGTCCTCACATTCGACAAGCTCCTGGAAACGACGGGCTTTGTCGAGGACATCAGGGAGATACTCCGGGTCCTGCACGAAGCGTACGACCACGCAATCGACGTGGAATTCACCCTCAACTTCCTGGAGTACGACGACTACCGCATTCACGTGGTCCAGTGCCGACCCCTCCCCGTAAAGGGGATCGATACGACTGCGCCTGTTCCCATGGATGCTCCGGAGGAGAATCGTGTCATCTCCGCTTGCGGGGCTGTCATCGGCCACAGCCGTCACCTCAGGATGGACAGATTCATCTACGTGGTGCCGGAGGTGTACTCCTCGATGACGATGCAGGAACGGTACGAGGTGGCAAGGCTGATCGGCCGCCTGAACCAGACGATCTCTCCGCAGCAGGAAAACGTCATGTTGATGGGGCCGGGACGTTGGGGCACCAGTTGTCCCTCGCTGGGGGTTCCGGTGACCTTTTCGGATATCAGCCGCAGCGCCGTCCTGTGCGAGATCGTGGCGATGCGGGAGCACCTTGCCCCCGACGTCTCGCTCGGCACGCACTTTCTGAACGAGCTGATCGAAATGGATATGCTCTATCTGGCGCTCTTTCCGCGCAGAGGGGGGAACTTCCTGCGTGAGGAGTTTTTCAAGGAGTTGCCGAACCGGCTGCTGGAATACGTCCCGGGCGAGGACCGCTGGGCTGGAGCAGTACGGGTTGTGCACGCCGCCGACATCGCCGGAGGGGGGAATGCCTTGTACCTCTCAGCTGATGCTTTGAAACAGAAGGTGATCTGCTACCGCACGGCGTGA